The Pecten maximus chromosome 14, xPecMax1.1, whole genome shotgun sequence genome includes a region encoding these proteins:
- the LOC117342528 gene encoding uncharacterized protein LOC117342528: MASKLRRSIIKAQRPIRPKGQLKCEVHKQNEVVLLCQDCKMLICVKCSITLHKHHIDSFLEICDIKTRHNQILQDFVNETENVNIPKLNQEIISSRTKKTSCKPMYDKLRKNIIDNTKKCKLELDKITEDYIALCDKMEVAAMDLIQTHITDLESRLKTLRELSSEYKQTLQTGTSVLVYDSVTEIREMDPDIPPTPNIDMAQFTPGIDRLSHLKQAIGSLKLTTDHLQAGSATSGHSDHRPVVRPKQSTEAGQASTGEVRYKLRDRPTVMSQFPYPG; the protein is encoded by the coding sequence ATGGCTTCAAAACTCCGCCGCTCAATTATCAAAGCACAGCGTCCTATTAGACCCAAAGGACAACTAAAGTGTGAGGTCCACAAACAAAATGAAGTCGTACTTTTATGCCAGGACTGTAAAATGTTAATCTGTGTAAAATGTTCTATCACTCTCCACAAACATCATATAGATAGTTTTCTGGAGATATGTGACATCAAAACACGACACAATCAAATACTCCAGGACTTTGTCAATGAgacagaaaatgtaaatattccaaAACTAAACCAAGAAATCATCTCATCTAGAACAAAAAAGACTTCATGTAAACCTATGTACGATAAACTTCGCAAAAACATCATTGACAATACTAAAAAATGTAAGTTAGAGTTAGACAAAATCACTGAGGATTATATCGCACTTTGTGACAAGATGGAGGTGGCGGCCATGGACCTAATACAGACCCACATCACAGACCTGGAGAGTAGACTGAAAACTTTGAGGGAACTCTCATCAGAGTATAAACAGACTCTCCAGACAGGAACCAGTGTACTCGTGTACGACTCGGTAACAGAAATCCGGGAAATGGATCCAGACATCCCACCGACACCTAACATAGACATGGCACAGTTTACTCCGGGTATAGACAGACTAAGTCACCTAAAACAGGCCATTGGGAGCCTAAAACTTACTACTGACCATCTCCAGGCAGGATCGGCAACTAGTGGTCACTCTGACCATCGTCCAGTAGTCCGACCAAAACAGTCTACAGAGGCTGGTCAAGCGTCCACTGGAGAAGTCCGGTACAAACTTCGTGACCGTCCAACCGTCATGTCCCAGTTCCCATACCCGGGATGA